One genomic region from Haloarcula sp. DT43 encodes:
- a CDS encoding sulfite exporter TauE/SafE family protein has protein sequence MPLGTAGLSSGETAGLAAFVGLGLVGSVHCLGMCGPLVTTYADRLDDGGPVSGHEIRQHALFNTGRTLSYALVGTALGAAGGALYDVAGLARLGTVVRGTVGVFVGLAIVSVGLGYLSRGRAVDVARSLPLVGYLFQRLSASLVARVDRWVDGPGMVALGAMHGLLPCPLLYPAFLYAFATGSALTGGLSLAALGLGTFPLVFAYGTAFGTLSPGHRATLHRALGVVFIALALVPLSNGLAAFGVAVPKPPLPMPWT, from the coding sequence ATGCCACTCGGGACGGCGGGGCTGAGTTCCGGTGAGACGGCCGGCCTCGCGGCCTTCGTCGGGCTGGGACTCGTCGGCAGCGTCCACTGCCTCGGCATGTGCGGGCCGTTAGTCACTACCTACGCCGACAGGCTGGACGACGGCGGGCCGGTGTCGGGCCACGAGATACGCCAGCACGCGCTGTTCAACACCGGCCGAACGCTGAGCTACGCGCTCGTCGGGACCGCCCTCGGCGCTGCCGGCGGCGCACTGTACGACGTGGCCGGGCTGGCACGCCTCGGTACCGTCGTCCGCGGCACCGTCGGTGTTTTCGTCGGGCTCGCCATCGTCTCCGTGGGCCTCGGCTACCTCTCGCGTGGCCGCGCCGTCGACGTGGCCCGGTCGCTGCCGCTCGTCGGGTACCTGTTCCAGCGGCTCTCCGCGTCGCTGGTCGCCAGGGTCGACCGGTGGGTCGACGGTCCCGGAATGGTCGCGCTGGGCGCGATGCACGGCCTGCTCCCCTGTCCGCTGCTGTATCCGGCGTTCCTGTACGCCTTCGCCACCGGCTCCGCGCTCACCGGCGGCCTCTCGCTGGCCGCGCTCGGCCTCGGGACGTTTCCGCTGGTGTTCGCCTACGGGACCGCCTTCGGCACGCTCTCGCCGGGACACCGGGCGACGCTGCATCGGGCGCTGGGCGTCGTTTTCATCGCGCTCGCGCTCGTCCCGCTGTCGAACGGGCTGGCGGCGTTCGGCGTCGCCGTTCCGAAACCACCCCTGCCGATGCCCTGGACATGA